The stretch of DNA ccgagatcaccgttgcttccaccaccacaccgtcgtgctgctggatcttcatcaacctctcctttccccttgctggatcaagttggaggagacgtcttcccaaccgtacgtgtgttgaacgcggaggtgctgtccgttcggcacttggtcatcggtgatttggatcacgcgAGTACGActcatcatccccgttctcttgaacgcttccgctcgcgatctacaagggtatgtagatgcactcccctcttgttgctagatgactccatagatagatcttggtgaaacgtagagaattttttttgttttctgctacgttccccaacagccccAACAGGGCCAACCGCTGGTGCGCGGGACCAGCCGACCGGCTCCTCGCGTCGCACGCCGTCCCTCGATCGCAACCAGGTGGCTCAACCTGGCGCGGGAGCATCGGATGGCGGGTCCCCTGCTGCTGGCGGCGGGGTCGATATGGGATCTCGCGCCGCTGACGACAGGATCGAAGTAGGATCTCGTGCGGCTGTGTCACCTTCTGCCGGATCCTCTGCGTTGGATCCTCATACAGCTCCTGATGTGCCAACTCAGAGAACACGATCACAACACGGTATTGTAAAACCACAAGTTTGTACAGATGGTACGGTCAGGTATGACAAGCTTAAGATTCGGTTTGGGGGTTTAACGACCCCTGGTGAACCAAGTAGTCTACATGAAGCTTTAAATGATACTAAGTGGAAAATGGCTATGAATGATGAGTATGGTGCTCTTATTAAAAATAAGACATGGCATCTAGTCCCACCAATACAAAACAAAAATGTTATTGATTGCAAGTGGGTTTACCGTATTAAGAGGAAGGCAGATGGTCAAGTTGATAGGTATAAAGCGAGCCTAGTAGCAAAGGGGTTTAAATAGAGATATGGTATAGACTATGAAGATACTTTTAGTCCCGTTGTGAAAGCAGCTACTATCAGACTTGTTCTTTTTGTTGCAGTATCAAGAAACTGGAGTTTGAGGCAATTGGATGTTCAGAATGCGTTCCTCCATGGCATTCTAGAGGAAGAGGTCTATATGAGACAACCACCTGGTTATGAGGTAAAAGGCAAGGAAAATTATCTTTGCAAGCTTGATAAAGCTTTATATGGATTAAAACAAGCACCTAGGGCTTGGTACTCCAAGTTAAGTGAAGAACTTCAGACACTTGGTTTCAAATCATCCAAAGGAGATACTTCCTTGTTCTTTTATAGGAAAGGAAATATCACTATTTTTATGTTggtctatgttgatgatatcattgtCGCTAGCTCATCACAAGATGCAACTGTAGCACTGTTGGTAGATCTTAAGAAGGATTTTGCCTTGAAAGATTTAGGTGATCTACACTACTTCTTGGGAATTAAAGTCAGGAAAGTAAAAGATGGAATACTTCTCACCCAAGAAAAGTATGTCTTGGACATGCTTAAGCGTGCAGGAATGGTAAATTGCAAGATTTCAAACATGCCTCTCTCTACATCAGAAAAATTGTCAAGAGAAGAAGGAGAACCATTGGGGGCCGAAGAGTCAACCAAATATAGGAGTATGGTAGGTGCTTTGCAATATTTAACACTGACAAGACCTGATATTTGTTTCCCTGTCAATAAGGTATGTCAGTACTTGCATTCTCCTACTTCTCAGCATATGACAGCAGTTAAGAGAATTTTGAGATATCTCAGAGGTACTATGAGTACAGGTCTAAAATTTACAAAGTCGGGCTCCAATATTGTTAGTGCATTCTCTGATGCTGACTGGGCAGGATGCCCAGACGACAGAAGATCAACAGGAGGTTTCTGTGTGTTTTTTGGTCCTAACTTGATTTCTTGGAGTGCACGTAAGCAAGCTACTGTCTCCAGGTCTAGCACAGAGACTGAGTATAAATCTTTAGCTAATGCTACTGCTGAGATTATTTGGGTTCAAGCTCTGCTACGTGAACTTGGAGTTATGCACTCACCAGTTGCACGCCTCTGGTGTGATAACATTGGTGCTACATATTTATCAGCTAATCCAGTATTTCATGCAAGGACAAAACATATAGAAGTTGACTATCATTTTGTTCGAGAGAGAGTAGCTAGCAAACTACTGGACATTCGTTTTATTCCTACAGGAGATCAAGTTGCAGATGGTTTCACCAAAGCCTTATCATGGCGGAAGTTAGAAGATTTTAAAACCAATCTCAACTTGGTGAAGTTGTGATTGAGGGGGCGTGTTAGAAAGTATTGTACTTTGGGTATACGGTATTGTATAAACCGTACTCACCCGTAGATAGGGCTAGATCGTGTGCGTGTGTTTGTTGTAATCTAGTAGTTAGGTTGTTAGGGTTTATTCTCAGATCTTGTATAGGTTTTCTTGAGGATCAATCCATAACCTAACTACCGCGCCTTGTATCTTATCTCTGGCTATATAAACACGTACGCGTCCCTGCCCAAAGGCATACGCTTCCACGCAAACTTTCAGGCCGGAGTGGATGGCGTCAGTCGATGATCGAGTCTTAGCCAGACCCCAATTTCGTATATAATAGATGTTGATAATTTTCTCTGTAAATTTGATGGAATATAGAAAAATTTGCTCATATTTATATGCATCAAGCAATACATAGACAACGACACTACATAGATCCCTTAATCAGTACACACTGAAAAAATGGCCAAATTTTCACCAACATCTAGGTAGATAGCCACTGAAATTTTCACCAAAATggtcaaaaaataaaaataaaaagccATATATTTTTCTTGGCAAACTTAAACTTCTGTCTGACTAACTGAAACCATCAACTGCAGACATTGTTTCAGTCGTTGGTTGGGTCTTCTAGAGGGTATACTTCTGGCCGGCGAACCGTTTGGCATCCTTGTCCTCCTCGCCGTCCACCTTCTTCGCCGATTTGGCGCCATGGGGCGGCAAGCGGCGGCCGCCGAAGAACCGAAGCACATTCTCACTAGCACTCTTCCCCTTGCCCGAAGAtcccggcgccggcgccggcgcagGGGGCGGCGTCTGCTCCACGGGCTTCCCGTCCATCCTTATCCCGACGCCGGCGAACCGCCGCTCGCCGCCGTGGGCGCAGTCCTGGCATGGGGCGGCGGCGACCTTCACCGGCGCGGGAGCAACCGGCGGCTCCACGTAGTCGAGCGGCGTCGCGAAGTCGACCTCGCAGTCGGTGTCGAGGGTGGAGACGGCGTCGGCGGGCGTGGCCTCGACGACGTCGAGCAGGTACCGCTTGTCCCCCTCGGCGACGGTGATGGTGTCGCCGACCGTGACCGTGGAGTAGTTCTTCAGGTTGTCCTCGAGCAGCTCCTTGTGGTCCTTGGCGCCCAGGAAGTCGGTGGTGTGCGGCCGCAGCTTGATGGACGTGGCCTTGGGGAGCGACGTGCTGGTCAGCAGCACGAGGTCGCCCTCCTCCAGCCCGAGCCGCGCCATGGCGTGGGCGGGCACGTGCACGAACCCCTCCTCGCAGCCGAACTCGAGCACGCCGCAGTGGGAGGCCGCGAGGGTGGCGGCGTTCTGGACGCGGAAGAGCATCGGGTACCCCAGCCCCACCGACAAGATCCGGTCCAGCGCCGACGCCGGCAGGATGACCCAGTTGCCGTCGTCGGCGCCCGCGTTGCCGAGGAGGGCCATGGGGCGGCACCGGAGGTACTGCGCCCAGCCGCGGCGCGACCGCTGCTGCAGGAGGTACGCCTGCCACGCCTCCTCCGCCTGCCTCGCGTGCTCCTCCTCCTTGCTCTCCCACTGCATCGCCGACGATCCGGCCGCCGCTGCCTCCATGAGAAGAGATCGAATCAACTCAAAAGATCGCTCTGAAGTTTAGAACGAACTCGATCGATCGATGGATCAATCTGCGAGTCGAGCCGTGGGTTTGCGCCCGCTTTTATCGATGGTTTCGTGGGTGCTACGGTCGGTTCGGTCCGAGTAGAACCGGGGGCCGACTACCATACGGTCTAGTGTAGGTCGGTAAACCGGGTCCGCGTGGCGGTGAGACGACCCAGCCGGAACCCGGGCCTTTCCATGACAAGTGGGCCCGGCCCGTCAGAGCCAAACCCGGGCTTCGGTTGGGTCAAAGCCCGTGTCCGTCTCTGTTTCTCCTCGTGCTCCCCTCCTCTGTTCTCTCCGGTGCTCCTCCCGCGAGACGAGACGGCCGCCTCTAAACCCTAACCCTAGATTGGATTACGGGGGCTGGGAGAGGGAGAGGGtcggagcggcggcggcggcggcggcggcggcggcgagatgtCGGCGAAGAAGGGGCTCTCGAGCACGCTGCGGAACCTCAAGGTGAGGAATCGAGCCCTCTGTCCTCCCGGCTGCTTCCTCTCGCCATGGCTTGGCCTCTTACGGGGGGTGTTTTCTCTTGTCCGTGTGCGTGTGCGGCGGTGCAGTTTATGcagcgggcggcggtggcgcagAAGATTGAGGACAAGGCCGATGTCgaggtggaggaggcggcggccgagGTGGTGATGACGCCGGCGGCCAACGGAGGAGGGGTTAGCTCGTCGGTCCAGGTCGCCAGGAAGTGGTACGTATGTGGGTTGTTGAAATTCCCGGTTCTTCTTAGCTGCAGATGGTTCTTCCTGTGTTGGTGTGTCTTGGTTGGGTATGCTCGGGTTAGGGAAGTTGTTGTAGAGGATTTTAGatttgttgttatgttgttatTAAGACTGTACGATAGTGATGCAATTCTAGTAATATTTCTGCTAGCATAGTTACTGGCCCCTGCGCAAATGGAAATTGATGAAGATTGCACCGTTTTTGGATCAAGGTTTGTTACAAAAGGGAACTCGCACAAACTCCTGTGAACACTAACTAACAGTTTCACTTAGGAAAATGCCACATATTGGGGAGAAGTATGCCATATAGGTGAAATTCAAGTAATTTGTGTGCTATAGCTTATGCCATAGAAGTGAAATTCCAGTAATTTGTGTGATATAGCTTAGTTGCTGACCCCTGCGAAGCAGGGAACCGATGAAGAATCACACCACTTTTGGTTCAAGTATTTTTGGTACAAAAAGAAACTCATGCAAACTCCTGTGAGCGGTACCAGTTTTCCTTGGGCATCGCATATGGCGGAAAGTATGACTAGAAATGTGCTTATGCAGCTGTACCTAGTAACTGTTTGGGAGAAGGAGACTGTCGGCATAGTGTTACATTACATGCTTTTGTGTCTATCTTTTGAAGTTCAATCATACTTTGCAGCCTGGTCATAAATTAAAAACATGTTAAACAAATTTATTACTTGTTCTGTCAGAGGTTTTTCTCACCCTGTTTCAGCTTTAGATTTATTGCCTTTCCTATGCAGCACAAAATCCATGAAGGGTTACTAGCTTTGATTTGTCACTGCAGACTAAGCAAAACTAGTTTCTTTTTTCAGTGTAGTTGTCATGGAGGGTAATCCACATCCAGGAGCTGTAAAGGGTCGAATGTCATTCCAAAATTTCAATCCATCCATTGATGTGAGTTCTGTAGCTTTTTGTCCTTCGGGCTTTTTATGTCCTTTAGATGTCTGTTCCCTTACACAAGCCTAGACCTGTAGAAACTAAATGACGAGGCAAGTGGTCGCCCAACACAATCAGCTTCACCTAGTAATTCTCAACAAGACAGTGCAAATACCAGCAGGTTAGCTACTACCATGGTTCTTTTTCTCTTCTCTGTTAAGTTACCTTGGAAATGCCGGCTGTCACAAGTTACTTTTTAGCTATTCGCCAAGATTGATGCATTGCAAATGTGTGAAGTAATTATTTAGTTTTGGTTGCTTAATTTGGACCAATTTGATCGACAACATGTCGAGAAAACCTGTAGATTCCACTTTGTTGAGCTGGGCATGTCTATCCTTGAAGTGCTCAAATACAAGTTATATACTCAGAGGAACTGTATACCTTCGAGCTGTGTGAATAAAGGACGATGGTATTTTACTATTATTTTTTCTTTTAAGAAGTTATTATTGATAGAGCACATAAACAACTTTAGATTGGCATACATACTGGGTgatgtttttatttatttctgATGCAGTTCTTTTATGTTCAAACTATTGCTAAAAATTAGATTCAGTTTGATCTCTTGAGTCCTGCTGTGCCATACATAATTGATATCCTATTCACCAGAAGAACACTTGCATTTATACATATAGTATATGTCTGCATCAGCTATCTTTGGCATATGCAGTTTTGAGGCTTTTTGATGACTTAAGTGGGAAATGAAACTGCAGAGTGGATGATATATCAGCATCAAGATTTAGAAGCTTCAATGTTGATAGTTCAGAAAGCATATCTCTGAATGAGTTGAAGAGAAAAGAGCCTGAGCTGGAGATGGAAACACCACCATCGCGTAAGCTGCCAAAGACGACTGGCCAGAACGTGGATGGCCAGCCGTCTTCGCAGAGCAATGGTCGTGGGTCTGGCAAGTCGAACAAGCATGAAAAGCTTGACTTTAATCTTCTCAGAAAACGGAAATCAAAATGAGGCCCAGGTTAGCATTAGCCAAGAGAGCTCTGTGTACTCCATATGTCACCATTTGTACTCTGTATCTGATCAGCCTTGTGCGTTGTTCACTGAATTATTTCTGTAGTAGCAGGTAGCCAGGTTAAACCTGCAGTGATATATCTGTTATTAACTTGAGAAGCCTACTGGGTAACATGGTATCTTACATTGGGCGCTTTTCTTCTGTTTTTGATGGTGCTGTACTCCATTATCACTTGTAAGATGTAAGATTCTACAGCAGCTGTGAGAATTTAAAGTTTTGGGTTaagttttttgttgttgttgttgctgttaaAAGTCATGTGCATTATTGGCGTTACAATTGTGCTGTGCCGTGTTCATGTACGGGAATTGGAATTTATTGTTGGCTTCAGAACACAGACAATCAGCCATGGTCTGATTGTTTTTCTCAGCAATGGAATGCAGAGTTACAAGATACCCCATCTTTTGGTTTATCCTCCATCATGTTTGTATGGTAATCTCATACTCCCTCTAGTAATCAGGCTGAACTGACTATTAAGCATAGAATAACTGATTGGCATGGAATAACTGATTGGCATGGTGACACAATGTACtacctccgtcccataatataagatctTATTACATCCAATATGCTGGATGTAATAagatcttatattatgggacagagggagtagttatAGCAACAGGTTCTAACAGATTCACAATTCAGAGTCATTTGATATGAATGCTACATGAAGAACATAAGCCAGATGACGGAACGCAGTTGGTCTCGATATTCACTCTGTTGCCTCTCATATCTGCTGGAGACCATCCCGCACCACGGGCGAATGGCATGAAGAGCATGAGGGCTGGAGAATAAAATGTGTTTGGTTTGATCTTCAATTCCTTGGAAAAAATATAGGCTCGCAACCCTTTGTGATGCTGCCTGCTGTACCATGCTTTGCAGACCTATAAGCATTTGCTTGTATATCAGCTGACGAATCAAACAATCAACTAACGTGACATGGGCCTTGAAGAAACTGAGTTTTTTCTCAAATAGCCAACCAGCAACACAATTTTGCAAGTATTATTATTGTCAATTTCCTTCCAAAAAGAATTGTATTGCGAATTAACAAGAGTCGTACATAACATGATAAAACATATTTTTGGAAGGAGGCAAAAGCCTCATTCATTAATGACGAGGGGAAAATAAAGTTTAAGCTGCACTGTCCAACATGGTGAAAAGTGATTTCTTCCCCTCCCACCCTACTTGAATTAAGCAGAGTCGAATTTGTGAGCGTCTGTTTCTCACAAAAATACCCACATCAAAGAGCATGGGACAGCTCGCCTCTCCTACATTAAGCAGACCCTGTACATTATGATTAGTGATAAGCACCTCACATGACCCTGCATGACACAAACGCCAAGACAAGATTCGACGGCATCCAGGGGACGATGGTGACGCCCCAAATATTTCTCATAATATTACTTGTTCAACAGAGAAACAAAGGGGCAGGACATCAATATAAGCTCTATTTTGTCTAAGGAATCCTCTTCAAGCTGTTCACTTTGTATATGGCTCAATTGCTTGGTTGCTGATCAACCTCCATGTTTTCTTTCAACCATCTCCGTATTTTTATCTTTATCTTTGTTCTTATTGTTATCCATTACTCACTGTTTTGGCAGCCGACATATTTCCACAAGCTACCTGGAGCTAGGCGAAACGATGTTTCTCGAAAAATTCACTCATTCTAGTGCAAGAACCCGAAGAACTTCTCCCTTGTCGCTCCCTCCAAGCGACTATGGGGTGACCTCTCCCAACTGCCTTCCCGATGACAGTCGGGCTGGTTTTGTCGGCCTGTGTATAAGGTATCCATGGACATGAACAATAGTGCATGCAAGGATTTCACCGACGAGGAGATTTCCGATGCCATGTTTCAGATAGGGTCACTCAAGGCGTCGGGGCTAGATGGGTTCCCAACACGGTTTTTTCAGTGGCACTGGCAACATAATTAATATTGTCAAGTTATTCTTCGCTTCAGTAATGATGCCAGAAGGTGTAAACAACACCGTTATTGTTTTGATCCCCAAGATTGACACACCGACTCGCCTTACTGATTTTCAGCCTATTAGTCTCTGCAACGTCATCTATAAGGTAATAGCTAAATGCCTTGTCAACAGACTTCGGCCTATTCTGGGTGAGCTGGTGTCCTCGGAGCAGAGTGCTTTTGTATCGAGCAGGTTAATTACTTATTGACAATGCCTTAATTGCCTTCGAGTGTTTTCATGCGATCAAGCAGGAAAAAGATCCGGAGCAAAGCTTCTGTGCCTATAAGCTGGACCTCTCCAAGGCTTTTGACAGGCTGATTGGGTTCATCCAGTAGGGTTGTTTGGAGCGCTGAACCAAAATAGTGGTAGCGTTTTGTGAAATTAAGAAAGGTGGTAGTTTGCCGTAACCTAGCCCGTAATGTGGTAGATTTTTGCTATTTACTCTAATTCCCTTGCTACATTGGCTAATACATGTATTCATCATATGGAGATAACTAATGTGTGCTCATTATGTGGTCTCAAGCGGGAGGACACATTTCATGTGTTTGTAGGTGCCCAAGGGCAGTGGACTGGCGAGCGATGGCGCAAGTGTGGCGTCTCCCTAACCTTGAAGCAGTCCGTAACACGGGATCTGAATGGGCACTTGACCTCACATTGTGGACTGCGATGAAGGGGATGGACTGAGACTACTCATGTTGTTGGCGCTGCTTGTTTGTGCAAAACAAAATCAAGCATGACAAACCGGCGCAACCAATAGAGGTCTCATGAAAGTTTCTGTAGAGCTATGTCACTTCTCTCTTGGGCATTCAGTAGTACCCAACAGTAGATTGGGACAAGAGAAATATGGTTATCTAGCAGGAGGGTTCCGAGCAACCCATATCACATGTGGAGATCCAAAACAAACCGGTTCGCAAGTGAAGTCCCCCGTCGGTGAACTGGACGAAACTCAACATAGACGGCTCCTTCTCTCCCAAGGATGGGCCGACAGGCGCGGGAATGGTGCTGCGTGATCGCAACGGCGACATCATCTTCTCGGCTTGCAGGTCCTTGGGGCCATGCCCGGATGCCTTGCATGAGGAGCTCACAGGATGCATGGAGGGGCTGGCTCTAGCGCGCCAATGGACGGATCTTCCAGTAATCTTGGAATGTGATAGCCTGCATTCAATCCAGCTGATCAGTGCTAGGAGGAAGGACCGGGTGAAAGTGCAATATTGCACTAAAGTGTTTTTTTGACACTGTTGACAACTTCATTTGTGTTTCTAACCACATGCTCTAAGTGTTAACAGCCCTGATTAAGCTAAAAGTGAAGCATGGATGGTTATTTCCTCTCTTATTGGAAAATGGAAAAGCGGTGCGCTCAAGAAAAGAAGAGTATCTTAAAGTTTTCTTAGTTCTTGAGTCCTTAGGGCagccgcactattaagagggggtgcATCATAAAAACATCCGGGGAATCAACTTACCTTCTCACATTGATCTGAAAATCCTAATGCCAAGTTTCTGTTCAGGCCGGAACTTCCGGGACGGCCGGAACTTCCGGGGCCCGGAATGTCCGGGCGGGGTCCGGGAAGCTTCCGGGTACCCAGAGAAACTGCACCTTTACGTGCAATCTTTCTGTGTAGCCCGGAACCTCGCCGGAACCTGGCCGGAACTTCCGTCGGCCGGAACTTCTGGGTCCGGAACTTCCTCTGTAGCCGGAACTTCCGGGCTACGCAGAAATCTGCCTCCAACGGCCAGATTTcatccccacctataaatagtcttcttcttcctcacaaaGGAGTTGACGACTCCATTTTCTCTCACCTCCATTTTCAGACCTCGATTTCTTGGAGATCTCCCTCCTTAGCCAACCAAAGCTCTTGATGTTTTGAGTAGCGAAGGAGAAGTGCTCGATCTACACATTCACCAAAGCGAAAGTTGATTCCCCCCTTGTTTTTTGTGGTGcttcttgttactcttggaggttggagactcctaggcggtaggagtgcTCTGGCGAGGAATCGACCATTGTGATTTCCCCTGgaaagtttgtgagggtttggagaccaccccaaggtctaccactagtggttgagaaacgccttTGTGGTGTTGTCTCAAGgagagaatagggtgagccttcatggcgttggtgtgccttcgtggtaacatccacctctctaaacGGTGAcatagcttccctccaaggaagtgaacatcgacatacatcctcgtctctcggagttgcggttattcctaaccctaactctctacttgtggttacttgtctcttagcaCTTACTTATATCATCTTGTGCTTGCTTACTCATATATTTGGGTCacttgtttatcttgcttagctcATTAGTATCTTACTTAcaattgttaggctcactttcactttccgcattattgcctaaaattgcttagtaacaattaaaatttgtaattgtacctattcaccccctctaggcccatctcgatcctttcaattggtatcagagcctcgtgctctattcttgtggcttaaccgccctagagcAAGATGAACCCCGATGGGACTCCCCTTGTTGTTGATCCGAAGGATAAAGGTGAGGCTTCTTCTGAAGTCAAGTCCTTTACTTCTGAGGATCTAGAACGGGCCCTTGCTAAGCAAAAAGAGGAACATGATGCTTCTCTTGAGGCCTTGGTCCAAATGAGACTAGCCACGTTGTCCACGGTGCTTGCACCACTTTCGAGTGGTACGACTTCGAGGCCAACCGTGCCTACTCCGTCACTTGGTCAAAAACCTCCTAGAAATGAACACTCCAGTGTTCCTTGGCTTTATGCAAGACCCCAAGTTGAGAAACCGAAATATAACCCTCAAGGCAAACCTCCTTTACTTGATGCCACTTCCGATTTTGCCTTGTGGAGAGTTGCTATGCAGGATCATCTTCGATATGGAAATGATGAGATGCTGGAGATCTTGGAGTATGGTTACCATGTGGTTGATCCAAAGAATCCTACACCAAGAGAAATTTATGACAAGAATCTCAATGACACTGCAACCATGTGTATAAGGAGAGGTATGGTTGAAAAGCAAAGGAGACCTTTCATACACATCACAAGTGCCAAGGAACTATGGGAAAATATTATAAGATCCAAGACCGGTACCTCCACCCTTCGGAGTGCTCAATATGAAATTGCCAAGGGCAATTGCAAAACTTTTGTATGGAGAAAGGTGAAACTCCAAATCAACTCCTTGAGCGTCTCATGACTCTCACCGCTGATATTGAGTCATGTGAGTGTGACAAGACACAAGATGGATTCAACATGACTAAGTGTTTCCTTGTGGACAAGTTGCTCCATGCGCTTGCACCATATCACCATCAAATGGTATGGGACATAAGACAACACCATGCCTTCAAGGAAATGACTACAAATGACATCATATCCACTTTCCAACTATTTGAAGAGTCAAAGGCAAATGCTACAAAACATCTTGCCATGCATGGTACTCCATCGTCAAATATCAATCTTTCATTGAAGGCCAAGCATGTATGTGAAGATGAGcaaagtgaagaagaagaagatgatgatgatgaagatggtgatgaggTTGAATCTGATGAGGGCCCTTCATATGAAGGCATGgctctctttgtcaagaagttTAGCGCGGGAAAATTCAAGGGAAGATTTCAAAAGAAGAAAGTAAGAAAATGCTACAACCGTGAAGAAACCAACCACTTCTCCAACGAGTGCCCTTATGAGAAGAGAGAAGATAAGCCAAGGTTTCCCAAGACCTTTCCCAAGAAGAAGTTGCCAAATCCTTTGAACTCCAAGCTCAAGAAGAGAGATGGGAAAGCAATGGTTGCTCAAGAAGAATCCGACCCGGATGATGTTAGTGGTGTTGCCGGAGTTGCTCAAGATTCTCAAAACACATTGAGGCTAGTCAACAAGAGTGGTGATGTTGTCACCTACAACTACATGAAGGACTACAAGGGCAACGCTCACAAGTGTCTCATGGCAAAGGCTGTGGTAGAAGATGGAGAGGACCAACACTCTCCTGACAAGGTCAAGGTAACCC from Triticum urartu cultivar G1812 chromosome 3, Tu2.1, whole genome shotgun sequence encodes:
- the LOC125546583 gene encoding ubiquitin recognition factor in ER-associated degradation protein 1-like, whose translation is MARLGLEEGDLVLLTSTSLPKATSIKLRPHTTDFLGAKDHKELLEDNLKNYSTVTVGDTITVAEGDKRYLLDVVEATPADAVSTLDTDCEVDFATPLDYVEPPVAPAPVKVAAAPCQDCAHGGERRFAGVGIRMDGKPVEQTPPPAPAPAPGSSGKGKSASENVLRFFGGRRLPPHGAKSAKKVDGEEDKDAKRFAGQKYTL
- the LOC125542617 gene encoding uncharacterized protein LOC125542617, with the translated sequence MSAKKGLSSTLRNLKFMQRAAVAQKIEDKADVEVEEAAAEVVMTPAANGGGVSSSVQVARKCVVVMEGNPHPGAVKGRMSFQNFNPSIDKLNDEASGRPTQSASPSNSQQDSANTSRVDDISASRFRSFNVDSSESISLNELKRKEPELEMETPPSRKLPKTTGQNVDGQPSSQSNGRGSGKSNKHEKLDFNLLRKRKSK